One region of Populus trichocarpa isolate Nisqually-1 chromosome 4, P.trichocarpa_v4.1, whole genome shotgun sequence genomic DNA includes:
- the LOC7470225 gene encoding adenylate-forming reductase 03009: MQSPVRFSSCRGVSFEIKPRENPFAISAPSNDEAGGSTRIWLPWTLGSSSKVFPSIYSSSSRPSSHFCDLDLDGEDDQDDISLAVLEEGKVEENEQKLAPFPSATKLEQPSKPARKQESRLSVILLDQGLFTVYKRLFVVCLTLNITGLVLAATGKFPYARNRAALFSIANILALTLCRSEAFLRVVFWIAVKVIGRSWIPLPIKTATTSLLQSLGGIHSSCGISSVAWLIYALVLTLKNRENTSPEIVGVASIILSLLCLSCLAAFPLVRHLHHNVFERFHRFAGWTALALLWAFIILTISYDPKTKSYSNELGSRMIKQQEFWFTVAITVLIIIPWITVRRVPVKVSAASGHASIIKFEGGVKAGILGRISPSPLSEWHAFGIISDGKTEHMMLAGAVGDFTKSLVSNPPSHLWVRQVHFAGLPYLVNLYDRVLLVATGSGICVFLSFLLQPCRASVCVLWVAKGIEQNFGKEIQEMMSGHPKDKVIVHDTAVLGRPNVSEMSVDAAKNWRAEVVIVTSNPEGSRDVVNSCKAAGIAAFGPIWDS; encoded by the coding sequence ATGCAATCTCCTGTGAGGTTTTCAAGCTGCCGAGGAGTATCCTTCGAAATCAAACCTCGTGAAAATCCATTTGCCATTTCTGCACCATCCAATGATGAGGCGGGAGGCAGCACACGAATTTGGCTTCCTTGGACTCTAGGAAGCTCCTCCAAGGTGTTCCCTTCTATCTACAGTTCTTCAAGTAGACCCAGTAGCCATTTCTGTGATCTTGATCTTGATGGTGAGGATGATCAAGATGACATTTCTTTGGCAGTGTTAGAAGAAGGTAAAGTGGAGGAAAATGAGCAGAAACTAGCTCCGTTTCCATCTGCAACTAAGCTAGAGCAGCCATCAAAACCTGCTCGAAAGCAAGAATCAAGACTGTCGGTGATATTGCTGGACCAAGGCTTGTTCACCGTATACAAGCGACTCTTTGTCGTTTGCTTGACCCTGAACATCACTGGTTTGGTACTTGCAGCAACTGGGAAATTCCCATATGCAAGAAATAGAGCTGCCCTGTTCTCCATAGCCAACATTCTTGCTTTGACTCTCTGCAGGAGTGAGGCGTTTTTGCGAGTTGTTTTCTGGATCGCAGTCAAGGTCATTGGGAGGTCTTGGATACCTCTCCCAATCAAAACCGCCACCACATCTCTACTTCAAAGTCTTGGTGGCATACACAGCAGTTGTGGAATTTCTTCAGTTGCTTGGCTCATATATGCCTTAGTCCTTACTCTTAAGAACAGAGAAAACACTTCGCCAGAGATTGTAGGAGTGGCCTCTATTATTCTTTCTCTCCTCTGTCTCTCTTGTTTGGCTGCATTCCCTCTCGTCCGCCATCTTCATCATAATGTCTTTGAAAGGTTTCACAGGTTTGCTGGATGGACAGCTCTAGCTCTCCTCTGGGCCTTCATCATTCTCACTATCTCGTATGACCCCAAAACCAAATCCTATAGTAATGAACTAGGCTCCAGGATGATCAAACAACAAGAGTTTTGGTTCACAGTAGCAATTACAGTTCTAATTATCATCCCATGGATAACAGTGAGACGAGTTCCTGTCAAAGTATCTGCTGCTTCTGGTCATGCCTCAATCATAAAATTTGAGGGAGGTGTAAAAGCTGGTATATTGGGAAGGATTAGCCCATCCCCATTATCCGAATGGCATGCTTTCGGTATCATTTCTGATGGGAAAACAGAGCATATGATGCTTGCTGGTGCTGTTGGTGACTTCACCAAGTCCTTGGTCTCAAACCCACCGAGCCATTTGTGGGTTAGGCAAGTGCACTTTGCTGGTTTGCCTTACCTGGTGAATTTGTATGACAGGGTTCTTTTAGTGGCGACAGGTTCTGGCATCTGTGTTTTCTTGTCATTCCTTTTGCAGCCATGTCGAGCCAGCGTATGTGTACTTTGGGTGGCCAAAGGGATTGAACAAAACTTTGGCAAAGAAATTCAAGAGATGATGAGCGGACATCCTAAAGACAAAGTGATTGTGCATGATACAGCTGTGCTCGGTCGGCCCAATGTGTCCGAAATGAGTGTTGATGCTGCTAAAAATTGGAGAGCAGAAGTAGTCATTGTTACTAGCAATCCAGAAGGAAGCAGAGATGTCGTTAATTCTTGCAAAGCAGCAGGGATTGCAGCCTTCGGTCCTATTTGGGACTCTTAG